One Stratiformator vulcanicus genomic window, ACGAAGAGACACCGTCCGGGCGAGGTGCTTTGACGGCCGGTCGGTCTTCAATCGATTTCGCCGAGCCATCTTCAGAAACCTGGTCACCGCCTTCGGACGGAATCTCAGGCGAATCGGACTGTGGCTTTGGTTCACTCTCTTCAGCCGCAGACTCGTCAGTTTGATCGATCTGACCGAACAGGTCTGCATTCCCCAGCACGTCCTCGTTTGAAGGAGTCGCGTTCTTCGGCAACTCGCCTCCGGTCAACAGAAGATAAAAGCGAGCCAGCGGAGTAAATGACGAGCGTGCGGTGGGCGACGCCACCTGCGCGAACAGCTCGCGAGCTTCTTCAACGCGTCCCGCTTCCAGTTCCGACAGTGCGGCGTTAAGTCGATAACTACCGACCTGCGCGGTCGTTCGAGAGGCCAGGTTCAAAATCTCATCATGCAGCTTAATGACCGGCGGCTCCGCAATATTTAAATGCATCAAGGGGGATGCAAAGAGCACGTCGCGGATGCTCCGCTCGGCGACATCGTTTGCGATACCGAGCCAGAGATCCGTCACGAGTTGATACTGTCCGAGTCCCACCGAAACCATCGCATACGGTTCTAACAGGGGCGAAGGTTCGCCGAGCCCGTAGATGGGACGTTCAGCGACGAGGTTCGTCAGAATGGCATAAGCCTCTGCCGGACGCGCCGCTTCAAGTAGCAACAATGCCTTGAACCGCAATAATTCCGGTCGTTCGACCCCCGGATAGGATTCGTCAATCAGCCGCAGTGCTAACAACGTGAAACCTTGCTGCCAGGCAGCCGTGGCAACGTTGAATGGCTCCGCGTCCTGAGCGATCGCTCTATAAACTTGGGTCTCAACTTGAGAAACGCGGTCGCGCAGTGCCTTGCGTGCTTTCTCCCTCGCGACTGCCGCAATGTCTTGAGCGGTCAACTGGCTAAGAGCTTCACTCGCGCTTTCTCCATTTGGAGGATCGCCGCTCGAATCACCTTCAATATCGTTCACAGCGTCGGCGACGGATTTATTCGCATCGTTTAATGCACCGTCAGGAATCTCGGGGGCTTGCTCGCCGGTTAACTGTTGATGTGTTGTGAGGGCATCGAGCGCAAGATCAAGTCGATTGTTCCGAACGTAGGTTTCGTAGAGCAGTAGGTACAACTCGGGCTCATCGGGCTTAATAACTCGGGCCTGACCAAGTGCATTAAGAGACTCGTAAAAACGCAGGCTCCGCGGCGCTGATCCTTTGAGCTTCTCTGCGATCCGGGTTTCCCACAGCCCAAGGTAATGGTAAGCGAGTCCCAGCGACTTGTAGCCCGCATTCGAATCAGGATTGGTCATCAAGAATTCATTCGCATTCCGAATCGCAAGATAGCAGAACGCGAGCGCAATTTCGGGGCCTAATCTTGGCCCCTGGCGTTCTCCCGATTCGAGATGCTTTAAGAAATGACCCGCGAGGGCGAGTTCGGCAGGGATCGTCTCGTCACGTCCGATCAATCCTTGTTCAAAGCCGGAGCGAAGAGTTCCCCATGCCGCACGTTCCCGCGTTTCCGGATTCTCCAAATTCTGGCGAAATGCTGCATCAATAAAGTTTAATGAATTCTTGCGGACGTACTCTCGGAACTCTTCGTCGCCGTCAGCACGGCAGAAGACGGAGGCCGCCGCGTTAAGGACGGTCATTCTCCATTCGGGTGATGTCAGCAAGTCGAAGTGGACGAAGTAATCGGGATCGGGCTGCGACAGACGATTAATCGCCTGAGAAATTGAAAAGCGGTCAAATGCCTGTTTCCAGATTTCCGGTCGACCTCGACGTGGAGTTTTACTCTCATCGGTCTCTTCGCTGGACTGCTCGGCCAGCATCGAATACCGCACCGTGTTATGGAGCGAAAGCAGGTCGTCATCTCCGCTTCCCTGATAAAGCCCCAGTCTCGTGTCGATAAACGGCTTCGCACCAACCCAAATTAACACGTCGCCTTCGGCCGGCCGAAAATTAAACATCCGGGCGTCGTATGCCTCGGCGACGGCATCCTTGTATCCGGCGACAGCCGTCTCAAGTGCGATCGAAAGACCGAAGCCTGGGCTTCGGCTGTCAAAAGCCGGCACGCGACCGGACAGCACGACGAGGCCGCAACTGATCAATGCGATCGCGGTCACGAGTCGCCCGCCACGTGCGAAGACGATGTCCGCACGTCGAATCGTGTCTTCGGTCCGGACGACGGCCCGCCGCCACGATTGACCGTTCCATGAAGCCACGGCGGCAAACACCAGCGCCGCGGGAGCTAACTCTCGCCGAGTTATCAGACCGAGGAGGAAAAACCCGACTGTAAGCAAGATGTCACCCGGATCGAGCCGCCGACCATTCAAGCCGATCGTGACCAAAGCGACTGCTCCGAGAAATAACCCGGCGGCCGTCGGAAGGTCAGTGAGATGCCCTGCCCAGACCGGGAAATATTCACGCACCGATGTTTTCGGCGCACCGAAATAGTCTCGAAAGGCCGCGTCAATCGAGCCGTAGAGTTCAACGGGCGCGAGAAACTGCTGCCAGCCAAATGGACTGATGAAGAAGGCCAGGACGCAGCAAGCGGTGACGATCCAATATGTGCGTCTTTGGCCTGATTCAAAGAATCCCGCACGACCGATTGCGGCGCCGATCGCCTCCCCCACGCCGTATAGGAGCAATACCGAGAGGCCGAGAAACGCCCGCGGGTCCATATTCCCCCAAAGCAGCATCACCAGCACGAGCAGCCAGATCTTTCGCTCACACGCGTACAACCGATATTGCCACAACAGCCACAGCGTCGTCGCCGTCCCGCACAGCGTGATCAATTCCGGAGTCGCCACGAGTTGCGGAATGATTGCGGGCAATGCCAAAGCAGAGGCCACAACCACCCACCATGAGTCGACCTCGACCCGGCGGGTGCTCACGAGAAGCCAGGCGACAAAACCGGCCCCGATCATGGCGAGAATCGTCCATCCTGCGGGACCGGCCGCGCTATACGCGCCCCAGGACACGAGATCGAACAGCCAACTCCGCTGCAGCCACGAATGCCCGTCGGCCGTCGCGGAAAAGGAGTCGACGCCGGTCGGCACCAGACCGTTGGATGCGAGTGTTTCACCGAACTTGGCGTGCCTCAATACGGCAGAATCCGCCACAGTCATCGAGGCACAGATGATCGCCAGCAAAACGAACAGCCAGCGCAATACGAAGTCATTCCGCTGGGCTTCTTCGGCCAGATATTCGGGCGTCAGATCGGCGTCATCGGGGAGGGTTTCCGTCGAGGCCGCTTCCGATGCCGAGTCGGCCCCGACCGTCGGTGCGTCTCCCCCCTTGGTCTCGTCCAGGTGCGGCGAGTGTTGCGGGTCGTCAGCGGAAGAAGTCACGTGGCACCACGAAATGAGCGGCAAAGATAGTTTCAGAAGTGGGTCGACGCCAACGATGCTAAGGCGGCTGACCGGAAGGGGTCAACTACCCGCTACTCAAGACGGTACAAGGGAGACCGATCACCGATGATACGCTTCGCCCCAACACGTGATACGGCAAACGAGCCTCCCGTGATGGGACTTATCTGATCGAAGCGGGAAGGCCGGCTCAGTTTCGAATGAAATCAATGATCTAATGAGCCGACTCACGAGTGGGAACAGAACCCGTTTTCGACTCGCCGAGGAACCGAAACCTCAGGGCTATTTCGAACGAGTTGACGCTCACGCGATGTGATCCCGCCGTCGCAAAGCGCACTTCTAAGGTCGCCCCTAAAACGTCCGTTCAACATATGTCGTGTCGACGTTGCCGTCGTTGAATGCGGCATCGTCGAAAATGCGGCGGAGTAGGGGAATTGTAGTCTTAATTCCCCCGACGTGCATCTCAGCGAGGGCACGTCGCATCGTCGCGAAGGCGTCTGCCCGTGTATCGCGATGGACGATCAGCTTCCCGATCATCGAATCATAATAGGGGCCGACGACGTAATCCTGATGCACGTGCGAGTCCCATCGAATTCCGCCGCCCCCTGGAATTCTAAGGTCCGTAATCCGACCCGGTGAAGGACGAAAATCATTGTCGGGGTCCTCGGCATTAATACGCACTTCAACCGCGGCGCCATTGACCTTAATATTTCGCTGCTTCAATTTGAGATGTTCGCCCGCGGCGACGCGGATCTGTTCCTTAATCAGGTCAACACCGGAAATCTCTTCGGATACCGGGTGCTCCACCTGAATGCGGGCATTCAATTCAATGAAATAAAACTTATGGTCTTTGTCGACGAGAAACTCACACGTGCCCGCGTTCGTATACCCGGCCGACTTCACAAGGCGCACCGCCGCCTTACACATCTCCTGTCGCACCGACAGCGGAAGATTCGGTGCGGGGCTTTCCTCGACCAGCTTTTGGTGACGCCGCTGGAGCGAGCAATCTCGCTCCCACAGGTGGACCACATTGCCATGAGTATCGGCCAGTACCTGTACTTCGACGTGCCGCGGACGCTCGACGTATTTTTCAATATAAACGCCGGCATTGCTGAAGGCTTTCTCGGCCTCTTGAGCGGCGGCTTTCAATCCCGCTTTGAGCGAAATGTCATTCCGGGCGACCCGCATTCCTTTTCCGCCGCCGCCGGCCGTTGCTTTAATTAAGACGGGGTAGCCGATTCGATTTGCGAGTTCGGCCGCTGAGGAATCGTCTGTAATCAAGCCCTCGCTACCGGGTACCGTCGGAACCTTTGCATCGGCGGCGATCCGGCGGGCGCTGTTCTTATCGCCCAGTTCCTCCATCGCTTTGTGCGGCGGACCGATAAACTCGATATTACAACTGCGACAGACCTCAGCAAAGTGGGCGTTTTCAGCCAGGAATCCGTAGCCGGGGTGGATCGCCTGAACGTTGCCGATCTCGGCCGCGCTAATGATCCGGTTGATCTGCAGATAGCTTTCCGAAGCGGGCGCATTACCGATGCAGTACGCCTCGTCGGCCAGCTTCAGATAATGAGCTCCGCGGTCGGCCTCGCTGAAGACGGCCACCGATTCAATACCGAGTTCACGGCAGGCACGGATCACTCGCAGAGCGATCTCGCCTCGATTCGCAATTAAGATACGCTGGAACATAGAAAGTCGGGCAGCTCGGTGACTCGAGGGCGCGATGATCTGACGAGATTCGCTCGCGTCTCAGGCGGATTCAATTCGGAACAGAGGCTGCCCGAAATCGATAGCGTCGCCGTTTTCGACAAGCACTTCGGCAATCGTACCGCGGATTTCAGCAGGAATCTGATTAAACACCTTCATCGCTTCGACAAGGCAGACGACCGTATCGGACTCGACTTTGGAACCGACTTTAACGAACGGAGGATCGTCCGGGCTCGGCGACGAGTAAAACGTGCCGACGGTCGGGCTTTTAATGTAAACACCGCCGTCGTCGGCCGCAGGTTTCGTTTCAGGCGAAGGTGCCGCACTCGTCACGGGCTGAGCAGCGGGCGGGGCTGGGGACTGTGCCGCCGGAGCGATGGCGGGCGGGACGTTGCCACCGACCGCGCCGCGCCGCAGACGCCACTGCACTTCCCCCTCACGAAGATTGACTTCGGAGACGTCGAACTTCTCCATTAATTCGAACAGCTTCTGCAACTGTTCGAGATCGAAATTGGCCTCTCCGGCCGGGGTCTTATCAGACATGGTGTCAGGTTCTCCGGTGCCTGCAGAGCCCTCTCTCGTCGTGTGGTCATTTTCCTGACGACGAGTGAGAAGCGTCGATAATCTTCCGATAGTTGTTTTGAGGATGATAGGTCGCGGGTATTTACCACGCGAGTTCGTGGAAGGTTCGGGGTAGGGAAGACAACACTTCGGCGCCACTTTCGGTCACGAGCACGTCCTCTTCGATTCGGATCCCGCCGAGGCCTTCGAGATAAATGCCGGGCTCGACTGTGACGACGTTCCCGATTTCAAGACAGCCCTCACCGAGCGGACTCAGTCGCGGTCCTTCATGAACTTCGAGTCCGATTCCGTGTCCAAGTCCGTGCCCAAATTTGTCTCCAAAACCGCCTTCCTCGATCACGTTACGGGCGATTCCGTCAATTTTCTTCAGTTCGGTCCCGGGCCGGATCGCCGTGATGGCCGCCTCGACGGCCTCCGACACAAGTTCCTGCGCCCGTTGAAGTTTGGGCGGGATCGTATCGGTGCGAGCGACGCGGGTCAAGTCACTGACATAGCCGTGCGGACCGACCACGCCCCAATCGAACAGGATCAACGGGTCGTCGCCGAGCTTGCGTCGTCCCGGCTGGTAATGGGGCAGGGCTGACCGATCCCCGACGCCGATAATCGGCTCGAACGACATGCCTTTGGCGCCTCGTCTTCGGGCGATGTATTCTAACTCTGCAAATGCTTCCAATTCGGTCGTCTCAGGGCCGACGCGCGTGAGCAATTCCGTGAATGCCGCTTCAGCAAGGCGGACAGCGTCGCGAATCTGCTCGACTTCACCGGCATCTTTGACCTGCCGAAGTGCTTCGACCTTGCCGCTCAACGGGGTGAGTTCACGCGACTCCAGACCATCGCGTAATGATTCCCACAGGGCGAAGTTGACCGATCCCGATTCAAACCCGATGCGATGACCCGGTTGTGACTGTAGGATGTCGACCGTCGCTTGGACCATCTTCTGCCCCGTCGACCGGATGAAGGCTTCCAAGTCAGCGCACTGTTCAGCGATCTGTGTCTCAAATCTCGCGTCGCTGATCAGGATCGTCTGGTCCGGCCCGACAAGCAGATAACTTGAGTCTCCGGTGAATCCGGTCAGATACGTGACGTTCGACGTGTTAGTGACGAGGAGGCAGTCCGCGTCGGTGGCGGCGAGTGTTTCGACGAGCTTCCGGCGACGGAGCTCGAACTCATTATTGTGGTCACCGCCGGGGATCGGGTGAGAGAGCTTCTCGGACATACCGTTGCCGCTTCATTCGTTCGGAGCAGTTCTCCCGTTAGCATATCGGGGTTTAATCAGAGTTCCCATACGACGAGACGACCGGTTCAGAAGCGCCGGCGTCTCTGTTTCGAAAGAAGTCGTCCGCTCATGCAGCCGAACGAGATCGAACGAGAATTGCAGCGGTTAATCGCCGGGGAAATCACTGCGGAGGATCTGTCGGCTCGGTTCACGCATTTCATGGAGCTAAAAACGTCGCGGACGTCGGATGCGTCGATCGATCTCGACCGGCCCCGTCGCTGCGGTTTTCCGGAAGTCGTGTTTTGCGAAGGCAAATCGGCCGCGAGCGTGGTCGAGATATTTGGGACGCTTTCGGAATCGGGCCACTCTGCGTTTGGCACCCGAGCCTCGACCGAGCAAGCGGAGGCTGTGCGGTCGCGATATCCGAGCGTCGTCGAAAACCGCGTCGCGCGGACTTTGAGAGTTCCCGCCGAATCAAATACGCAGCCGGAGATTCGTGGGCGAGTCGCCGTTGTGACTGCCGGTACGACTGATCTCCCCGTGGCCGAAGAGGCGGCGGAGACCCTTCGCTGGATGGAGGTCGGCGTCACAACCGTGGTCGATGTGGGCGTTGCCGGGCCTCATCGATTGCCGGAGCGGCTTGGGGAAATCGCGGGAGCCGATGCCGTAGTCGTTGCGGCGGGGATGGAAGGCGCCCTGCCCAGTGTTGTGGGCGGGCATGTCGCCTGTCCGGTCATTGCGGTGCCGACCAGCGTTGGCTACGGGGCCAGTCTCGGCGGCGTTGCGGCACTGCTCAGCATGCTCAACAGTTGCGCGGCCAACGTGACGGTTGTGAATATCGACGCCGGATTCAAAGCGGGTTACATCGCCGGTCTGATCGCGCGGAAGAATACGGCTTAAGCTCGAATCTGTTCGATGACCGCTTGTGTTCCGCCCCCGGTAATGCGGACGGCCCCGTCCCCGTCGATCAGGACATTGATCTCGCTGCGGACGCCGAAGTCATCGAGATAGATGCCGGGTTCGATCGAAAAGAGCGTGCGGGGCAAAACACGCCTCGTATCGTGTGTCTCGAGGTCATCCATGTGCGTTCCGTTGCCGTGGGTCTCGCGGCCGATGCTGTGCCCCGTCCGGTGGATAAAATACTCACCGAAGCCCGCCCCTTCGATGACATCCCGCGCGGCTCGGTCGACCTGCCAGCCTTCAAGGCGTTCGCCGTTTTGAAACGCGGAGCGAACTCGCCGCACCGCGGCATCGCGAGCGTCGGCGACGATCTGAAAAATCTCTGCCTCGCGCTGCGAGGGGTCACGGCCGACGACCGCCACGCGGGTGAGATCGCTGTAGACGCCATCGGGGGTATCGAGCTTGCCCCACAGGTCAACTAACACGAAGCATCCGTCCGTAATTTCGCAATCGGTGCCCGTTCCGGTTTCGTAATGGGGATCGCCCGCGTGTGGGCCGACCGCGACGATCGGGGAATGATCGGTCACAAGCCCCGACGATTCGAAGTGCTGAAGAATTGAGTCCCTGACCCCTGTTTCCGTCAGCGTCGTTCCTTCACGCATGGCCGTCGCGATCTGCGCCCAAGCTTTCTCAAATGCCAAATTAGTGAAGTGCGCGGCTTCAAGATGTGATTCGACCTGCTGATCCGACAGTGTCGCTTCAAATCGCTGGATTAAATCGCCGGAGGAAACGACCTCCGCCCCGGTTTCGCGAACGAGTTCAACGATTCCGGCATCGACCTGCGAAATGTACGGATTTCCGTTGCGTGGCGAATATTCCATCGCCACATTCGCTGCTCCAGAGCACAGCGATTTGAGCCCCTCCTCGAAGGACGCCCACGTCAGGTAGCGAATGCCGTCGCCCGGAAGATGGGCGAGCGTGTTTGACTCGATCTGATGGTTCAGCTTTCGCGGTGCGCCCTCGGCAGGAATCCAATATGCCCAGCGCCGGCTCGCGTGCATCTCGGCCGGAAAGTCGAGAACACGGCGGGCCAGATCGTTGGAGCCACGGAAGTCGAACAGCAACCACCCGTCGACCTGCTCTTCTTGCAGAGCGGCCTGAATCGAAGCGAGATCAAACATGGGCGTATCTGTTGGAAATGGATTCAAATCGATTGCTATACAAGCCCGAGGCGCAAGCCGTCGGGAAAATCACTGGCTGATTGACCATCGGCTCGCGCCTCTGGCTAATATTGAAACTGCGTCTTGAAACTGAGAGCAAGAACGTGGAGGTCATGCCTCGGCAGAGATTTCACCAAGGACTTCGCGGGCAGCCGTGATCGCTTCGTCGATGTGTTCCTCG contains:
- the accB gene encoding acetyl-CoA carboxylase biotin carboxyl carrier protein, with protein sequence MSDKTPAGEANFDLEQLQKLFELMEKFDVSEVNLREGEVQWRLRRGAVGGNVPPAIAPAAQSPAPPAAQPVTSAAPSPETKPAADDGGVYIKSPTVGTFYSSPSPDDPPFVKVGSKVESDTVVCLVEAMKVFNQIPAEIRGTIAEVLVENGDAIDFGQPLFRIESA
- the larB gene encoding nickel pincer cofactor biosynthesis protein LarB; the protein is MQPNEIERELQRLIAGEITAEDLSARFTHFMELKTSRTSDASIDLDRPRRCGFPEVVFCEGKSAASVVEIFGTLSESGHSAFGTRASTEQAEAVRSRYPSVVENRVARTLRVPAESNTQPEIRGRVAVVTAGTTDLPVAEEAAETLRWMEVGVTTVVDVGVAGPHRLPERLGEIAGADAVVVAAGMEGALPSVVGGHVACPVIAVPTSVGYGASLGGVAALLSMLNSCAANVTVVNIDAGFKAGYIAGLIARKNTA
- a CDS encoding M24 family metallopeptidase; translated protein: MSEKLSHPIPGGDHNNEFELRRRKLVETLAATDADCLLVTNTSNVTYLTGFTGDSSYLLVGPDQTILISDARFETQIAEQCADLEAFIRSTGQKMVQATVDILQSQPGHRIGFESGSVNFALWESLRDGLESRELTPLSGKVEALRQVKDAGEVEQIRDAVRLAEAAFTELLTRVGPETTELEAFAELEYIARRRGAKGMSFEPIIGVGDRSALPHYQPGRRKLGDDPLILFDWGVVGPHGYVSDLTRVARTDTIPPKLQRAQELVSEAVEAAITAIRPGTELKKIDGIARNVIEEGGFGDKFGHGLGHGIGLEVHEGPRLSPLGEGCLEIGNVVTVEPGIYLEGLGGIRIEEDVLVTESGAEVLSSLPRTFHELAW
- the accC gene encoding acetyl-CoA carboxylase biotin carboxylase subunit, encoding MFQRILIANRGEIALRVIRACRELGIESVAVFSEADRGAHYLKLADEAYCIGNAPASESYLQINRIISAAEIGNVQAIHPGYGFLAENAHFAEVCRSCNIEFIGPPHKAMEELGDKNSARRIAADAKVPTVPGSEGLITDDSSAAELANRIGYPVLIKATAGGGGKGMRVARNDISLKAGLKAAAQEAEKAFSNAGVYIEKYVERPRHVEVQVLADTHGNVVHLWERDCSLQRRHQKLVEESPAPNLPLSVRQEMCKAAVRLVKSAGYTNAGTCEFLVDKDHKFYFIELNARIQVEHPVSEEISGVDLIKEQIRVAAGEHLKLKQRNIKVNGAAVEVRINAEDPDNDFRPSPGRITDLRIPGGGGIRWDSHVHQDYVVGPYYDSMIGKLIVHRDTRADAFATMRRALAEMHVGGIKTTIPLLRRIFDDAAFNDGNVDTTYVERTF
- a CDS encoding M24 family metallopeptidase; the encoded protein is MFDLASIQAALQEEQVDGWLLFDFRGSNDLARRVLDFPAEMHASRRWAYWIPAEGAPRKLNHQIESNTLAHLPGDGIRYLTWASFEEGLKSLCSGAANVAMEYSPRNGNPYISQVDAGIVELVRETGAEVVSSGDLIQRFEATLSDQQVESHLEAAHFTNLAFEKAWAQIATAMREGTTLTETGVRDSILQHFESSGLVTDHSPIVAVGPHAGDPHYETGTGTDCEITDGCFVLVDLWGKLDTPDGVYSDLTRVAVVGRDPSQREAEIFQIVADARDAAVRRVRSAFQNGERLEGWQVDRAARDVIEGAGFGEYFIHRTGHSIGRETHGNGTHMDDLETHDTRRVLPRTLFSIEPGIYLDDFGVRSEINVLIDGDGAVRITGGGTQAVIEQIRA